One genomic window of Silurus meridionalis isolate SWU-2019-XX chromosome 22, ASM1480568v1, whole genome shotgun sequence includes the following:
- the LOC124376266 gene encoding uncharacterized protein LOC124376266: MMNVCECVCKCVGGSLKCSSFCSTRAASSTLQPVHTHISFSEKLKSVINGFQPFGARQQRVQKRKAEADDDPKSPASAATSSDDKPIAKKFKHEAEQEEELQKLKPHPEERYIKNAAVLPEFRPRPAAFASSAPLRKSNAASLRETPLKIHNLSIPEHQRLYHSVVDMMLVKLNGEPHVYSMQLGLRIKQRLWRALKCPSIIESRQLYKNEQTYYSEIFSIPSKTSFAPCYIVDVSEEPMPEQPERKSEKT; the protein is encoded by the exons ATGATgaatgtttgtgagtgtgtgtgtaagtgtgttggAGGGTCCCTGAAATGTTCATCATTTTGTTCAACACGTGCAGCATCTTCTACACTTCagccagtacacacacacatcagtttttctgagaagctgaaaagtGTCATTAACGGATTTCAACCATTCGGCGCCCGGCAACAA CGTGTCCAGAAGAGGAAAGCAGAAGCTGATGATGATCCAAAATCACCTGCTTCTGCTGCCACAAGCTCAGATGATAAACCG ATTGCAAAGAAATTTAAACATGAAGCAGAACAGGAGGAAGAGCTGCAGAAGCTGAAGCCACATCCGGAAGAGCGCTACATCAAAAATGCTGCTGTTCTTCCTGAATTCCGTCCACGGCCCGCCGCCTTTGCTTCTTCTGCTCCGTTAAGGAAGTCCAATGCTGCATCGCTGAGGGAAACTCCCCTGAAGATTCACAATCTAAGCATTCCAGAGCACCAAAGACTCTATCACTCGGTGGTGGATATGATGCTTGTGAAGCTAAACGGAGAGCCACATGTCTATTCCATGCAGCTGGGCCTCAGGATCAAGCAGCGCCTGTGGAGGGCACTAAAATGTCCTTCCATTATTGAGAGCAGGCAGTTATATAAGAACGAGCAGACATATTATAGTGAGATATTCAGCATACCATCAAAGACAAGTTTTGCTCCCTGCTACATCGTGGACGTAAGTGAAGAGCCCATGCCTGAACAGCCGGAGAGGAAGAGTGAGAAGACTtga
- the zgc:103625 gene encoding LOW QUALITY PROTEIN: methyltransferase-like 26 B (The sequence of the model RefSeq protein was modified relative to this genomic sequence to represent the inferred CDS: substituted 1 base at 1 genomic stop codon), whose product MLVSPAAMCSQDTLFSVLQDVQNDQAERELFVLELGSGTGQHIVHFAQELPLTLSPDHSLPEPAGNVSIYSQPWFFTILLNNPEXSLPDIDVLGQLSFGNRLRLERMVCNS is encoded by the exons ATGCTGGTGTCTCCTGCAGCCATGTGCAGTCAGGACACATTATTCTCGGTCCTGCAGGATGTCCAGAATGATCAGGCTGAGCGAGAGTTGTTCGTCCTGGAGCTGGGCTCTGGTACAGGGCAGCACATAGTTCATTTCGCTCAGGAGTTACCACTAACTTTATCACCTGATCAT AGCCT ACCAGAACCTGCAGGAAACGTGAGCATTTACTCACAACCTTGGTTCTTTACAATCTTGCTCAATAATCCTGAATGAAGTCTTCCAGACATCGACGTGCTCGGACAGCTCTCGTTTGGGAACAGGTTACGGCTAGAGAGAATGGTGTGTAACAGTTAG
- the mrpl12 gene encoding 39S ribosomal protein L12, mitochondrial produces MYCTLHCIRTSLRIAAKTHRRHLSAPTLSALRALHCSPAHLSDAIAMPPLDGAPKQYSPKIQQLVNDIASLTLLEVSDLNELLKKTLNIQDVGMMPMGTMAATQTATAAPAEEEDAAPVKKEKTHFTVKLTELKVEDKVKLIKEVKNCMQGLNLVQAKKMVESLPQEIRANVSKEEAEKLKAALEAAGGTVVLE; encoded by the exons ATGTactgcacactgcactgcaTCCGGACCTCGCTGCGGATAGCCGCAAAAACGCACcg GCGTCACCTGTCTGCTCCGACCCTGTCTGCGCTGAGAGCGCTCCACTGTAGCCCCGCCCATCTCTCCGATGCCATAGCGATGCCGCCGTTGGACGGAGCACCCAAGCAGTATTCACCCAAAATCCAGCAGCTGGTCAATGACATCGCCAGTCTCACCCTGTTAGAGGTCTCCGATCTCAACGAGCTGCTCAAG AAAACGCTGAATATTCAGGATGTGGGAATGATGCCGATGGGCACGATGGCTGCCACACAGACCGCCACAGCAGCTCCG GCGGAGGAGGAAGACGCAGCCCCGGTGAAGAAGGAGAAAACCCATTTCACAGTGAAGCTGACCGAGCTGAAGGTGGAAGATAAAGTCAAACTGATCAAGGAAGTGAAGAACTGCATGCAGGGATTAAATCTCGTCCAG GCTAAGAAGATGGTGGAGTCGCTGCCACAGGAGATCCGGGCGAACGTTTCCAAAGAAGAGGCAGAGAAACTGAAGGCGGCTCTAGAAGCAGCAGGGGGCACCGTGGTTCTGGAGTAG